Part of the Cereibacter sphaeroides 2.4.1 genome, GAGCTTCTTCTCATCGGGATCGGAACCGGCAACCCGGACCATCTGACCGCCGAGGGCCGGCGGCGGATGGCCGAGGCCGACCTGATCCTCGTGCCGCGCAAGGGGCGCGACAAGTCGGACCTGGCCGAGATCCGCCGCGCGATCTGCGCCGACGCGGCCCCCCTTGTCCCGGTGGCCGAGTTCGATCTGCCCGTGCGCGATGCGGCCAACCCCGACTACCGTCAGGGCGTCGAGGACTGGCACGATGCCATCGCGCTCGCCTGGGCACGCGCGGCGGGCGGCGCGGCCCGGGTGGCGCTGCTGATCTGGGGCGATCCGTCGCTCTACGATTCGAGCCTGCGCATCGCGGCGCGGCTCGATCCGGCGCCACAGGTGCGCGTCGTGCCGGGGATCACGGCAATTCAGGCGCTCTGCGCGGCCCATGCGATCCCGCTGAATGCGGTGGGCGCGCCGGTGCTGGTCACCACCGGTCGGCGGTTGAGGGACGAGGGCTGGCCCGCGGGCGTCGACCGTTTGGCCGTGATGCTCGACGGCGAGACGAGTTTTCGCGGCCTCGATCCGCAGGGCGTGCGGATCTGGTGGGGCGCCTATCTCGGAATGGCGGAGCAGATCCTCGAGGCGGGACCGCTGGCCGAGGCCGGCCCGCGCATCCTCGCCACCCGTGCCGCCGCGCGCGCGCGCCATGGCTGGATCATGGATATCTATCTCCTCGACCGCGAGACCGATGATCGGCGCAAGGACGGTTCGGGAGAGACCTGACCGGCGGGGAGAACCGCCCCGATGGTCGGATGGCGGCCAGGGCGCCGGGCGGGCGCCCGTGCAGGCCTCTCCCCCCGAAGGGCCCGGATTTCCGTTTGGACACCCGGACCTGTCAGACCGCGCTCGCCTACTCTCTCAAGAGAGGCTGCCTCATCCCAAGGTCGTGTTGAACCTTGGCGGGCTTTCGGCGTTTCATCTTCATCAAGCCCG contains:
- the cobF gene encoding precorrin-6A synthase (deacetylating); translated protein: MRELLLIGIGTGNPDHLTAEGRRRMAEADLILVPRKGRDKSDLAEIRRAICADAAPLVPVAEFDLPVRDAANPDYRQGVEDWHDAIALAWARAAGGAARVALLIWGDPSLYDSSLRIAARLDPAPQVRVVPGITAIQALCAAHAIPLNAVGAPVLVTTGRRLRDEGWPAGVDRLAVMLDGETSFRGLDPQGVRIWWGAYLGMAEQILEAGPLAEAGPRILATRAAARARHGWIMDIYLLDRETDDRRKDGSGET